From a region of the Alnus glutinosa chromosome 1, dhAlnGlut1.1, whole genome shotgun sequence genome:
- the LOC133852197 gene encoding uncharacterized protein LOC133852197: MKDPNWRKAMNMEFDAVLKKSDMDWKADGSIDRYKAQLVVKGFHQQAGIDYGETYNLVVKPFTISLILSIAISGGWPIHQIDIQNAFLHGRIYEAALIAGSDKKQKKEWLPPWLKWQTEPNMRVHEPIGSQTLMKSNAQLRHEGQGEAPQSHPALDDQPAAASSSQIALLLPLYDAGYTQIMAALSSIQYDVSSIQQEVSSIILRVEQCQLDI; the protein is encoded by the exons ATGAAGGATCCGAATTGGAGGAAGGCCATGAACATGGAATTTGACGCCGTGTTGAAGAAATCAGACATGGAT TGGAAAGCGGATGGATCCATTGATCGCTACAAAGCTCAACTAGTTGTTAAAGGATTTCATCAGCAAGCAGGCATTGACTATGGTGAAACCTACAACCTTGTGGTTAAACCCTTCACAATAAGTCTTATTCTCTCTATTGCTATTTCTGGTGGCTGGCCAATCCACCAAATTGATATACAAAACGCTTTCCTTCATGGAAGGATATATGAG GCAGCTCTCATCGCAGGGTCAGacaaaaaacagaagaaggaaTGGCTTCCACCATGGCTAAAGTGGCAAACAG AGCCCAATATGAGAGTACATGAGCCCATTGGCAGTcaaactctcatgaagtctaatgcccagttgcGGCATGAAGGTCAAGGCGAAGCACCTCAGTCTCATCCAGCTCTGGATGATCAGCCTGCAGCAGCTTCCTCATCTCAGATTGCTCTCCTGCTTCCACTTTATGATGCTGGATATACTCAGATTATGGCTGCCTTGAGCTCTATTCAGTACGATGTCAGCTCTATTCAGCAAGAGGTCAGCTCTATCATTCTCAGAGTGGAGCAGTGCCAGCTTGATATCTAG
- the LOC133876578 gene encoding multicopper oxidase LPR1-like yields the protein MEGGVLHLSLFCFALFGGLLTTSLAQPWLLNSSTLEMFVDQLPHLPKIFAYDVVSGVPKSKSLEIGMFNKKWKFHRDLPPTPVYAYGVSEDTATVPGPTIESLHGIDTYVTWQNHLPQNHILPLDTTISTAVPANGKGIPTVVHVHGGIDEPASDGYLNSWFTAGFKEKGPTWAKETYHYHNQQHPGNLWYHDHAMGLTRMNVLAGLAGAYIIRHPKLEAPLGLPSGDEFDRLLIVFDRSFRTDGSVYVNSTGDNPSIHPHWRAEYFGDAIIVNGKAWPRLIVRRRKYRFRILNASNARFLRFFFTNGLGFTHVSSDSAYLNQPVVSNDFLLGPSEIADVVVDFSNSKTDVAILANDAPYPYPSGNPVNEANSKVMKFIILNRPEVDTWKIPKKLMDYPGPDVSGASHTRYIAMYEYTSVAGQPTHLYLNGKSFGSPVTETPKVGTTEVWYVINLTQDNHPLHIHLGLFVAMDQTELVNVDEFKNCMMRLNDAIKCQISKYARGKKIEVPAYEKGWKNVFKIRPGFVTKILVRFSYIHSNASYPFDATVEPGYLYHCHILEHEDNQMMRPLKLVN from the exons ATGGAGGGAGGAGTTTTGCATCTTAGtctcttttgttttgctttattCGGAGGACTCCTCACCACCTCATTGGCCCAACCCTGGCTGCTAAATTCATCCACCTTGGAAATGTTCGTGGATCAGCTTCCTCATCTGCCCAAAATCTTTGCCTACGATGTTGTGTCTGGTGTTCCCAAATCCAAGTCACTGGAGATTGGCATGTTCAACAAGAAATGG AAATTCCACCGAGATCTCCCTCCAACACCCGTGTACGCCTACGGTGTATCTGAGGACACCGCAACAGTTCCTGGTCCAACAATCGAGTCCCTGCACGGAATCGACACCTACGTGACGTGGCAAAATCACCTCCCTCAAAATCACATACTGCCGTTGGACACGACCATCTCAACTGCCGTACCAGCCAATGGGAAGGGCATCCCTACTGTGGTCCATGTTCACGGTGGGATCGATGAGCCCGCGAGTGATGGATACTTGAACTCATGGTTCACCGCTGGATTCAAAGAAAAGGGACCCACTTGGGCCAAAGAAACATACCACTACCACAACCAACAACACCCTGGAAACCTGTGGTATCATGATCACGCCATGGGGTTGACTAGAATGAACGTCCTAGCTGGCTTGGCTGGGGCCTACATAATCCGTCACCCAAAATTGGAGGCCCCACTTGGACTTCCTAGTGGCGACGAATTCGATCGATTGTTGATCGTATTTGATCGTAGCTTTCGTACTGACGGTTCAGTATATGTGAATTCCACAGGGGATAACCCCTCCATACACCCCCACTGGCGGGCAGAATATTTTGGTGATGCTATCATAGTGAACGGCAAGGCCTGGCCACGTTTGATAGTACGACGTCGTAAGTACCGGTTCCGTATCCTAAATGCCAGCAATGCTAGGTTCCTTCGGTTCTTCTTCACCAACGGTCTGGGGTTCACTCACGTGTCATCTGATTCGGCTTATCTTAACCAACCGGTGGTGAGCAATGACTTTTTACTGGGCCCGTCTGAGATTGCTGACGTGGTTGTTGACTTTTCGAACTCAAAGACTGATGTTGCTATCCTAGCAAATGATGCACCATATCCCTACCCAAGTGGGAACCCAGTCAACGAAGCCAATAGCAAGGTCATGAAGTTTATCATCCTGAATCGtccagaggttgacacgtggaaAATTCCTAAGAAGTTGATGGATTATCCCGGTCCTGATGTATCCGGTGCATCGCACACCAGGTATATAGCTATGTATGAGTACACGAGCGTCGCTGGCCAGCCGACTCATCTATATTTGAATGGGAAATCATTCGGGTCACCGGTGACTGAGACCCCAAAAGTAGGGACCACCGAAGTGTGGTACGTGATCAATCTGACGCAGGATAATCACCCCTTACACATTCACTTGGGGCTTTTTGTGGCGATGGATCAGACTGAGCTGGTGAATGTGGACGAGTTTAAAAACTGCATGATGAGACTGAACGATGCGATCAAGTGCCAAATAAGCAAGTATGCGCGTGGCAAAAAGATAGAGGTCCCGGCATACGAGAAGGGGTGGAAGAACGTGTTCAAGATAAGACCCGGATTTGTGACAAAGATTTTAGTTAGGTTTTCTTACATACATTCTAATGCATCGTATCCGTTTGATGCAACCGTGGAGCCAGGCTACTTGTACCATTGCCat aTCTTGGAGCATGAAGACAACCAGATGATGAGGCCCTTAAAGTTGGTCAATTAA